From Polaribacter butkevichii, a single genomic window includes:
- a CDS encoding rhomboid family intramembrane serine protease, translating into MKEDTQLKISKSIFLIPVAYVFAIWFIYWIEIKFDFNFNKYGVLPRNLVGFRGVFLTHFIHSNTSHLFNNSVPLFVLLSSVFYFYNDVAYKVLLFGGFFTGFLTWCFARESYHIGASGIVYLLFSFVFFSGIIKRHYRLVALSLMIIFLYGSMIWYVFPIKESISWEGHLSGFVIGLIFAIAYRNKGIVKEEHQFIETEFDTLFDEHGNFAPPKIEEEQD; encoded by the coding sequence ATGAAAGAAGATACTCAATTAAAAATATCGAAATCAATTTTCTTAATTCCGGTTGCTTATGTTTTTGCAATTTGGTTTATTTATTGGATTGAAATTAAGTTTGATTTCAATTTTAATAAGTATGGAGTTTTACCTAGAAATTTAGTGGGGTTTAGAGGTGTTTTTTTAACCCATTTTATACATAGTAATACAAGTCATCTTTTTAATAATTCTGTGCCCTTATTTGTGCTTTTAAGCAGTGTTTTTTATTTTTATAATGATGTAGCGTATAAAGTATTGCTCTTTGGAGGCTTTTTTACCGGTTTTTTAACTTGGTGCTTTGCAAGAGAATCTTATCATATAGGAGCTAGTGGAATTGTTTACTTGCTTTTTAGTTTTGTGTTTTTTAGTGGAATCATAAAAAGACACTATAGATTAGTGGCTTTATCTTTAATGATTATTTTTCTTTATGGAAGTATGATTTGGTATGTGTTTCCTATAAAAGAAAGTATCTCTTGGGAAGGGCATTTATCTGGCTTTGTAATAGGTCTTATTTTTGCAATTGCTTATAGAAATAAAGGAATTGTAAAAGAAGAACATCAATTTATAGAAACAGAATTCGATACTTTATTTGATGAACATGGTAATTTTGCTCCACCAAAAATAGAGGAGGAGCAAGATTAA